The following is a genomic window from Rhizobium sp. NRK18.
GACGGACTGGAACGCCGAACTGCGCATGCAGGGTCAGAAGGATATTCCGCTCAACGACAAGGGCCGCGCCCAGGCCCGCGGCAATGGACGTGCCCTGAAGGACATTCTGGGGGATGACGCGCCAAGCTTCGACTTTGTCTCCAGTCCGCTCGGCCGCACTCGCGAGACCATGGAGCTGCTCCGGACGGAGATGGGGCTGAACCCGCATGCCTACCGGACCGACGAGAGGCTGGTAGAGGTTTCCTTCGGCGATTGGGAAGGCTCTACGCTGCGGGAACTCCAGGAGAAAGCCCCCGACAGGGTTGCCGCCCGCGCGGACAATAAATGGGACTTCATCCCGCCGGGCGATCACGCCGAAAGCTACGAAATCCTGTCGTGGCGCATCGGCTCCTGGCTGCAATCGGTCAACCTTCCGACGGTATGCGTCTGCCATGGCGGCGTGATCCGGACGCTGTTCCGCCTGATCGCCAGCACGGACAAGGAAGAAGCCGCCACGATGGGCGTGCCGCAGGACCGTATCCTCAGGATCGTTATGCGCCAGAACGTCATCGAGTGGATAGGCGGGACGTCCCCGTCGCTCCGCGCCCCCTTCTAGGCCCATATCAAACCGGCCAAAAAAATACGGCCGCCACGGATTTCCGCGGGGCCGTTGCAATTGTCAGGGGCTGAACAAATGTCCTGTATATAAGGATATAGGCGCCTATTGCTCGATTTCCAGATCATCGACGACACGCTTGCCGTCAACGACCGTGTAGAACACGGTGACCTTCACGCCGGCGGCCAGTCCGTCGAAGTCGAATTCGGACGGCACCTGATAGGTCTTGCCGTCATCGAGCGCCAGGGTGAGGCCGGAGGTGTCGACCTTGGTGATCGTTGCCTCGACATCGGCGCTCTGCGCGAAAGAGGCGAGCGGAGACAGGAGGCTGGCGACAGCAATCAACGCAGCAAACAGATAATTCATGTGACGCCTTTCAGTCTTTATCATGTGCATCGTCCTTCGCTGGCCATGGAGCACGTCGAATGTGGCGGATTTTTTGCCCTTGCCGGGCGGATTTGCGACAGGATTGATGATCTTTTTTCCAGGGTTGGCAAGTGAAACTTTGGCGACCCTTTGGCGTGCACCCGAAAAAGGCCGTTGTCGCAAAGAGACGCTGCAAGGGAGCACAAAGGAATTTGCCTTGCGCCGTTTTTCCACTATGAGTGACCCGCCTTAGACAAACGGCCGTCACGGCA
Proteins encoded in this region:
- a CDS encoding histidine phosphatase family protein yields the protein MIIYVVRHGQTDWNAELRMQGQKDIPLNDKGRAQARGNGRALKDILGDDAPSFDFVSSPLGRTRETMELLRTEMGLNPHAYRTDERLVEVSFGDWEGSTLRELQEKAPDRVAARADNKWDFIPPGDHAESYEILSWRIGSWLQSVNLPTVCVCHGGVIRTLFRLIASTDKEEAATMGVPQDRILRIVMRQNVIEWIGGTSPSLRAPF
- a CDS encoding DUF1344 domain-containing protein gives rise to the protein MIKTERRHMNYLFAALIAVASLLSPLASFAQSADVEATITKVDTSGLTLALDDGKTYQVPSEFDFDGLAAGVKVTVFYTVVDGKRVVDDLEIEQ